GAATCGGCCAGCTGGCGCACAGTAAACCGAGTGCCCAACGCCTGGACCCGCCCCTGGCGAGTCTCAACATAAAACGGTGCCTGTGCGCCCAACTTGCCGGTGTGGATAAGCACCTCACCCTCGCGTAGGCGAATCAAGCGTTGCCGTTCGTCGACTATCACGTCAATCGCCGAGCGGGTATTGAGTTCGATTCGGGTGCCATCGGCCAATTGGATATGTTGCCGTCCACCAACCGGTGTGCGGTAGTCGGCCCACACTGTTCCAACGCGGCTATGTTGTTGGATGTTCCAGCCGAGATAGCCACTACCGCCAAGAACCAGCAGCCATTTGAGTACTTGCCGACGTTGCTGGGTGGTTGATAGCGCACGGCGAGTGACGTCCTGGGGCAGCGCACCCAGGCTGCGTTGCAGATGTTCCAGCTGATTCCATGCAACCAGATGGGAAGGATCGCGGTTCAGCCATTGCTGCCAGGCATGACGTTCGGCGGGGGTGGGAGCTTGGGACTGAAATTGCACATACCAAGTGGCGGCGGCTTCAAAGGTTTCGCGATCGGGAGCGGCCATCAGCTGCTGGCCAGGATCAATGAACATTCGGTAAACGCCCGGATCATGTGTTTCTTCACCGTGGTCAGCGAAACCTGTAATTGATCGGCGATCTGTTGATAAGTCAGCCCCTCGAACTGAGACAGCATGAAGATCCTTCGCGCGCGCGCCCCGAGTCCATGCAGGGCTTTATCCACAGCCGTCAGGGTTTCGATGATGATCGCCCTGTCCTCTTCACTGACAACAGTGGGTTCAGGGCGCTCGGCCAAAGCCTCCTTATAGGCCTGTTCGATGGTATGGCGGCGATAACGATCAATCACCAGACCCCTGGCGATCGTGGCCAGGTAATCCCGCGGTTCGAGGATCTGGGAGGCATGTCGTCCACCTAAAATACGCACGAACGTATCGTGGGCAACATCGGCTGCATCGCAGGCGTTATGCAATTTACCTTTGAGCCACCCCTGTAACCACGTGTGGTGTTCCTCGTAGATGTTCTGAACAGCTGCCGTATGAGTAGGAGGGGACATAGGGGCGCAGTGGGCAGGTTAATGATAATCGCTATTATTAACTGCGGCGAGGGTGTCCCACAATAGGTCTTTCATTGAAGTGGTCTGCATCGGATCCGAAGGTAACCGAGGCTTTCTCGTGGGCTGAATTCAGGATGAATGAAGAAAAAAGCCGGGTTAAGCCCTGTGGGTAAGCCGCTCTGTGCCCGGTTGATAACAGGGCTTAAAAAGTCATGATAAACTCATCTGTGGATAAGTGATGGTTTAATCCACAGGCTTAAATCAGTTACCCACCGCGCTCATCGGCACATGACCACAGACTTTTGAAACGCTGTACACAACGTATTTAGAGGGTTTGAGCAATCTATCCACAGAAATGGTGCTCAGTAGAAATAAACATAAAAACAAAGATTTAATAAATTTCTCTCTTTTAATTTCTATTGTCTGTGATTCATCCACAGCTGGTTAAATTTTGTGCAAAGGGTTCTTTAGGAAGGGCTAAGTCCCTATACTTGCCGCCAAAGCTGCAAAACTCTTTCAACAGACAATTCCTGATTACCTACATAAGCAGGCACGAGGTGCGTGGTGGATTTCCCTTCCCGTTTTGAAGTGATCGTCATCGGCGGCGGTCATGCCGGTACCGAGGCAGCACTGGCGTCAGCACGCATGGGCGTCAAAACCCTGTTGCTCACGCATAACGTGGAAACCCTCGGTGCGATGAGTTGCAACCCTGCCATCGGTGGCATCGGCAAAAGCCACCTGGTCAAGGAAATTGACGCCCTCGGCGGCGCGATGGCCATGGCCACCGATAAAGGGGGTATTCAATTTCGCGTGCTCAACAGCCGCAAAGGCCCGGCCGTGCGTGCGACTCGCGCACAGGCCGACCGCATCCTGTACAAGGCCGCAGTACGCGAAACCTTGGAAAACCAGCCGAACCTGTGGATATTTCAGCAGGCTGCGGATGACCTGATTGTCGAGCAGGACCAGGTCCGCGGTGTCGTCACCCAGATGGGTCTGCGTTTCTTCGCGCAATCCGTCGTGTTGACCACCGGTACGTTCCTCGGGGGACTTATCCACATCGGCATGCAGAACTATTCGGGTGGCCGCGCGGGTGATCCACCCTCAATTGCTCTGGCCAAACGCCTGCGTGAATTGCCGCTGCGTGTCGGCCGCTTGAAAACCGGAACGCCACCGCGTATCGACGGACGTTCCGTGGATTTCTCGGTGATGACCGAACAAGCGGGCGACACGCCGATTCCAGTGATGTCGTTCATGGGTTCCAAGGAGCAGCACCCGAAACAGGTCAGCTGCTGGATTACCCACACCAACGCCCGTACTCACGAGATCATCGCGGCGAACCTCGACCGTTCACCGATGTATTCCGGCGTGATCGAAGGCATTGGCCCACGCTACTGCCCGTCGATCGAAGACAAGATCCACCGTTTTGCCGACAAGGAAAGCCATCAGGTCTTTATCGAGCCCGAAGGCCTGACGACCCACGAGTTGTACCCGAACGGGATTTCCACCTCGCTGCCGTTCGATGTGCAAATTCAGATCGTGCAATCGATTCGCGGCATGGAAAACGCACACATCGTGCGGCCGGGTTACGCCATCGAATATGACTACTTCGACCCGCGCGACTTGAAATACAGCCTCGAAACCAAAGTAATCGGCGGTTTGTTCTTCGCCGGGCAAATCAACGGCACCACCGGTTACGAAGAAGCCGGCGCCCAAGGTTTGCTGGCCGGGGCGAACGCGGCACTGCGTGCACAAGGCAAAGACAGCTGGTGCCCGCGTCGCGATGAGGCTTACATCGGTGTATTGGTCGACGACCTGATTACCCTGGGCACCCAGGAACCGTACCGGATGTTTACCTCCCGAGCGGAATACCGTTTGATCCTGCGCGAAGACAATGCCGATCTGCGCCTGACCGAAAAAGGTCGCGAGCTCGGCCTGGTCGACGATGCGCGCTGGGCCGCCTTCTGCAAAAAACGCGAAAGCATCGCGCTGGAAGAGCAGCGCCTGAAAAGTACCTGGGTTCGTCCGGGCACCGAGCAGGGCGACGCGATTGCGGAAAAATTCGGAACGCCGTTGACCCACGAGTACAACCTGCTGAACCTGCTGTCCCGCCCGGAAATCGACTACGCTGGCCTGGTCGAAGTGACAGGCCATGGTGCAGAAGATCCACAGGTCGCCGAGCAGGTCGAAATCAAGACCAAGTACGCCGGCTACATTGATCGCCAGCAGGACGAAATCGCTCGCCTGCGCGCCAGTGAAGACACCAGGCTGCCTGTGGATATCGATTACACCGGCATCTCCGGGCTGTCGAAAGAAATTCAAAGCAAGCTGGGGATAACTCGCCCCGAGACCCTGGGCCAGGCTTCACGCATCCCCGGCGTCACCCCGGCAGCGATCTCGCTGTTGATGATTCATTTGAAAAAACGCGGCGCGGGCCGTCAGTTGGAGCAAAGCGCTTGAGTTCGTTGGTTACCTTGCAACACGCCGAAGAGTTATCCACAGGAGCGCGCCA
The sequence above is drawn from the Pseudomonas quebecensis genome and encodes:
- the mnmG gene encoding tRNA uridine-5-carboxymethylaminomethyl(34) synthesis enzyme MnmG — encoded protein: MDFPSRFEVIVIGGGHAGTEAALASARMGVKTLLLTHNVETLGAMSCNPAIGGIGKSHLVKEIDALGGAMAMATDKGGIQFRVLNSRKGPAVRATRAQADRILYKAAVRETLENQPNLWIFQQAADDLIVEQDQVRGVVTQMGLRFFAQSVVLTTGTFLGGLIHIGMQNYSGGRAGDPPSIALAKRLRELPLRVGRLKTGTPPRIDGRSVDFSVMTEQAGDTPIPVMSFMGSKEQHPKQVSCWITHTNARTHEIIAANLDRSPMYSGVIEGIGPRYCPSIEDKIHRFADKESHQVFIEPEGLTTHELYPNGISTSLPFDVQIQIVQSIRGMENAHIVRPGYAIEYDYFDPRDLKYSLETKVIGGLFFAGQINGTTGYEEAGAQGLLAGANAALRAQGKDSWCPRRDEAYIGVLVDDLITLGTQEPYRMFTSRAEYRLILREDNADLRLTEKGRELGLVDDARWAAFCKKRESIALEEQRLKSTWVRPGTEQGDAIAEKFGTPLTHEYNLLNLLSRPEIDYAGLVEVTGHGAEDPQVAEQVEIKTKYAGYIDRQQDEIARLRASEDTRLPVDIDYTGISGLSKEIQSKLGITRPETLGQASRIPGVTPAAISLLMIHLKKRGAGRQLEQSA
- a CDS encoding sigma-70 family RNA polymerase sigma factor codes for the protein MSPPTHTAAVQNIYEEHHTWLQGWLKGKLHNACDAADVAHDTFVRILGGRHASQILEPRDYLATIARGLVIDRYRRHTIEQAYKEALAERPEPTVVSEEDRAIIIETLTAVDKALHGLGARARRIFMLSQFEGLTYQQIADQLQVSLTTVKKHMIRAFTECSLILASS
- a CDS encoding FecR domain-containing protein, with the translated sequence MAAPDRETFEAAATWYVQFQSQAPTPAERHAWQQWLNRDPSHLVAWNQLEHLQRSLGALPQDVTRRALSTTQQRRQVLKWLLVLGGSGYLGWNIQQHSRVGTVWADYRTPVGGRQHIQLADGTRIELNTRSAIDVIVDERQRLIRLREGEVLIHTGKLGAQAPFYVETRQGRVQALGTRFTVRQLADSTRVGVLEDRVQVSPADKPDSGLLLNAGQSADFDRLKVSPIRPYAAVQAAWVDGQLIVLDAPLGDVIHELARYRSGVLQCDTVSAHLRVSGTFRLDATDAVLANLQATLPIQVKYFTRYWVSIAPMV